The genomic DNA CTGATTGAACAGCCCAGGGAGCTCCTAGAGAGGGCGGGAATTCACCTCAGGGAGCCGGAGTTCTCCAAGGAGTTCACTGGATGCTGCGGAGGACCAATAGAGTCCATATTCCCGAGGCTATCCTCGGAGATCGCTAAGAAGAGGGTAGAGGAGCTCAAATCCACTGGATCGAACTTCATCGTGGTTTCCTGTCCTATATGCCTGGTGAACTTAGAGAGGGAGTCGAAGGGTGAGGGAGTCAGGGTTCTGGATCTCGCGGAGGTGCTGCTATGAACCTTGCAGAAGTCAGCAGGCTTTTGGCTGATGCCAGCTCCAACGACTTCCTCAGGTTATCGCTCGATAGGGCCAACCTCTCCTACTGGAGGCTGAGGAAGGATGTCCTAGCTAGGTACCCACAATTGGGCGAGCTGGCGCGGAGCGTGAGGAGGGTTAAGGAGAGCTCCCTGGAGCGCATGGAGGAGCTAACCAAGACGGCCATGGAGAGCGTCGAGAGGAACGGGGGCAGGGCTTACCTGGCCAGGACCCCGCAGGAGGTCAGGAGGATAGTCGATGAGGTGGTCGGAGAGGGGAGGGTCGTCGTTAAGGGGAAGAGCATAACGAGCGATGAGGTGAGGCTCAGGGAGCACCTGACTGAGAGGGGTAAGGAGGTTTATGAGACGGACCTGGGCGAGTTCCTGGTCCAGTTCATGGGGCCCAAGTCCATGCATTTCATATCGGTGTCAATCCACCTGACCAGGGAGAGGGTGGCCGAGTTCCTCAGGGGATTCCTGGGGGTTGAGGTCGATGAGGATGATATAGAGGGCATGGTATCCCTCGTCAGGGGGTTCCTGAGGAGGAAGTACTTCGAGGCGGACGTTGGGATCAGCGGCGCTAACGCCCTCGCGGCCGATGAGGGATTAGCCTTCATAATAGAGAATGAGTCTAACATAAGGCTCTCCATATCTCTCCCCAGAAAACACATAATCCTAGTTGGCATGGAGAAGGTGGTACCGA from Candidatus Korarchaeota archaeon NZ13-K includes the following:
- a CDS encoding lactate utilization protein yields the protein MNLAEVSRLLADASSNDFLRLSLDRANLSYWRLRKDVLARYPQLGELARSVRRVKESSLERMEELTKTAMESVERNGGRAYLARTPQEVRRIVDEVVGEGRVVVKGKSITSDEVRLREHLTERGKEVYETDLGEFLVQFMGPKSMHFISVSIHLTRERVAEFLRGFLGVEVDEDDIEGMVSLVRGFLRRKYFEADVGISGANALAADEGLAFIIENESNIRLSISLPRKHIILVGMEKVVPTVEDAWRIIEVITRYNGYKVSSYVNMVRGPQRDGVGPEELHVIFLDNGRVESSGDPLLREALLCLRCGACQYLCPVFWIVGGYWGGLKSVYSGGIGVIWEYITGSKEEALKHSFACLLCGRCKEACPMGIDQPRILRGLRSRIMSGPGGSMPTRSEGVRP